The following coding sequences are from one Ornithodoros turicata isolate Travis chromosome 1, ASM3712646v1, whole genome shotgun sequence window:
- the LOC135394154 gene encoding uncharacterized protein LOC135394154 yields the protein MRRILLPAVKECGRGIMSSHGAVNKANPSLDKDDTADVNLKQDYRIVLPLLPKESLGCNAVILHADITGRPYRIQDFKPALKLMVNPEDIAQFGAYQMNHVWLITTCTQEAKEKLLSQKECIVKGKKCLVLDASQREVTLKVFWLPHNVSNQQVQLALGGFGKVKHVEREKWRDDFFEHVETTTRVVKLTLHEDVTAESIPHLMKVGGSQVLVSVPGRPRLCLRCREVGHIRQHCKTPRCTTCRRFGHPAEECIRSYAQLTRPVREEYENVMDQHETDVAITNVPEQAIENDGVLSHDSD from the coding sequence ATGCGGCGGATTCTACTTCCGGCTGTCAAAGAGTGCGGACGTGGCATCATGAGCTCTCACGGAGCGGTAAACAAGGCTAACCCTAGCCTGGATAAGGACGATACAGCGGATGTCAATTTGAAACAGGACTACAGAATTGTGCTTCCCCTGCTACCCAAGGAATCTCTGGGCTGCAATGCAGTTATTCTTCACGCCGACATAACGGGTAGGCCTTACCGAATTCAAGATTTTAAACCTGCCTTGAAGTTGATGGTGAACCCAGAAGACATCGCCCAATTTGGGGCATATCAGATGAATCATGTATGGCTGATAACAACTTGCACGCAGGAAGCGAAGGAAAAATTACTCAGTCAGAAGGAATGCATTGTAAAAGGGAAAAAATGCCTGGTGCTCGATGCTTCACAAAGAGAGGTGACACTGAAAGTGTTTTGGTTGCCGCATAATGTCAGCAACCAGCAAGTTCAGCTCGCGTTGGGAGGGTTTGGTAAAGTAAAGCACGTAGAACGAGAGAAGTGGAGAGATGATTTTTTCGAACATGTAGAGACCACAACCAGGGTCGTCAAGCTTACATTACACGAGGACGTGACGGCAGAAAGTATTCCGCACCTCATGAAGGTAGGAGGAAGTCAAGTATTGGTATCGGTTCCCGGCAGGCCTCGATTGTGTCTCCGTTGTCGAGAAGTGGGGCACATAAGGCAGCACTGCAAAACACCGAGGTGTACAACTTGTCGTCGTTTCGGGCACCCAGCAGAGGAATGTATCAGGTCCTATGCTCAATTGACGCGTCCAGTCAGGGAGGAATACGAGAATGTCATGGACCAACATGAGACAGACGTTGCTATAACTAACGTACCGGAACAAGCCATCGAGAATGACGGAGTTCTGTCTCACGATTCCGACTGA